A segment of the Bombus huntii isolate Logan2020A chromosome 9, iyBomHunt1.1, whole genome shotgun sequence genome:
CGTACAACACAATGTAAATGTCACGAATGAAGGATAATTTAGATCGATTACCCGTTTCCAAATGTAAGACGGTATATTACTGCTTCTAGGTAATTGTTCaatcgtttaagttctctattttttataaatgcaaatatataattataaatgtgaaGTAATATGTAATTGTTAGGGAACAATTTATTGGATTGTTGTCGTTTGTAAGAGTTATCAAATATGAAGCTTAAGATTTATTAATGAAACTTCTTATTAATTATCAGAAGTGTgacattataaaatattaccgaATCGTTTTAAAAAAATCTTACTATTTCGTATAACACTTAGAAgatatttatgatattttgaatatttatctCTTTAATAATACGTTTTATTCAGGGTACAAATAAAGGTATAAAACGTACATTGTACGTACCTTTATGAAGCTTAAGTCTTTCAATTAGCAATaatataacttaataaaacaaatattttattatccaaTAACTAAATTATCTACTTCGAAGAAATGTAATATCAAACTACAAGACtaacaaattaaaagaatttctgacaataaatgaatttttaacgatGCTATATCATAACGAATCAACTTTTAAcgatattatatcataatGAATAAAATCACATACCttgattaaaataatacatcagCCCTGATAACAGGCACAAGGTCGCGATTAAAAATGCGCCGATAGCACCGATGCGTTTGTACCTCATTTCGGAACACGAACGTTTCGATCTTTAAAACGATCTAGCGCCTCTGTGTTCCACGAACTTCCGTGTTTTCCCTTGCATGAACAACGTTTTCCACGTGCACTCGGTACAACGACTGCATGACACTGGTTGCATTCACTAACTCCGTCGCAAGCTCCGGCGTCATGCACACGCGCTCTTCATCGTCCGCGAATGAGGATTTCTTGCCGTTTGCTGCTAGGCATTTCACTTCAAATTACATCGATCGATTGTCTTCACGATTGTTATATCATAGGCGAACGAACGATTTGGTCGGAGAAGTTCCTTGCAATAAGAAACAAAAGTAGTATGGTGAATATTGATGGACTTGTTTCTTGTAAAGATATAATTTTTGACTGAATTAATAGTTGGTTAGTAGCGGTAGAAGAAatgttgataaaattattgGACAGTATGTGAATTGAAAACATGTAACAGAATTAGGCAGAATTCGCAGGTGTAGGTTTTATTGGATTATTTACAGGGTAATTCGcaaattcttttgaaaatttgttacttctcctgttctttcttttaagtAAATTTTGGCATTCGTTTCTCGTATGGATTTGTATGTACAAGTCTACATAAATATACAGAGAAGCTCTGTGCTTTTGGCATTCTAGGAAAAATATAATCCTATTTTCTTTGtaacatattaaataacataCTAAATAAACTTGCTTTTTgacaaaatgaatttatttcttttcgagtgtacAGAATATTACCACTTACATTAATACCACTTTAACGCCGCGCTATGCGTTTTTATAGATTATCACTGTTATATTAACTGTTAcataatattatagaaatttattctAGTCGATACAATGTTGCACCTCAGACCAACGTTACAAATGAAATgttacgtattttatcttaaactcgaacttttcgaacgaaagaaacgcaagtgtaagaaaataatagcgCCTTCACCGCGAGCGCAAGAAAAAAGTTACTAATTGCAAATGGCGGAGGAGATAGTAATTGGTCTATTACGTGTTCGCTATCAAAGTTTACTTTCGAAGTTCACTTACGATTGTCGCTTCAAACTTCCTAACGTATGCAGATACGTCGGTGACAAAATTGCGACAGCGATTCGAACAATTCGCATCAATGGCGTGTCGCGCCTCGAGACGACAGCGATCAGAGAATATGTAATCACTCATTAATAGACAATTAATATCGATCGAAAAGACTCACGAGAATCTCTAATTTTCCGATACAAACTGTCTCTTCTCTACTATCTTTATGAAAAGTCTAATTACCGGCTATAAGAGAAGTATCACAAATTCAGGAACTTTTTTTTCCACTATTGatcaaatatatcaaatatacaTACTTAAAGAGCAACTGAATCCTTACGAATCGTATCAAAAGCTATAACACTAGTTCCTTTTGCCATGTGTTATTCTACCATCCTTCAATATGTACATCGGATTACAGTTGACACGAAAAGGATCTTAATCTCCATAAATTACAATATACATGACACTTGAAAAAAGAGTAATATCTCGACAATTGCAATTCGATACTGTAGCAGTCCTCAAGCTAAAAGTCTTGAGTCAAGTTGTCACGTCTTTAAGAATGAAGAAGCCGATATCGTCGTATGTAGAACTGTTCTACGACGAGAACGTGATCTCGTGGAGCAAACGACTCTTGAACTTATCCGGGCTATGGCCGCATAATCGTAACGATGttcgatttttcttctacATTACGTACGTCGTGATCTTCACCTGGTTGGAGATTGTGACTCTGCTGCAGAATATACACGACCTTGAGAAGACACTGAAGAATATCACGTTATCGTTCCCGACCATCTTGATAGTACTGAAGGCCATGATGTTTCGGTTGAATATGCATCTCGTGCTACCATTGCTAACGGTCGTGAAAAGGGACGTGAAGCTTGGATTGTATAAATCAGAAGAGGAAAGGCGAACGGTCGTTTGGTATAACGTGGCCGCCACGTTATTTTCCACCTCGTCGGTCTTGTCTTTATTCTTCGTGCCCACCTTGTTTTATGCCAAACCAATCGTCGGCTGTCTTTTATCCAGTAAGTTCAATCTGTAGTTCGGTGGTTTGTATCTATAATTCGAGAGAATAGATTGATTCTGTCGATCGACGAAGTTCAGGCTATTGATATTCTTATTCAAAGAGGAATGATATTAGTAAGAATAATCTATTGATAATAAGTAGGAGTCAATGCGATATATGGATAGATGCTACTCTTGATTACTTTTTGATTTAGTGTCACCAAATAACTagagaatatattaatatgaattttgtGCATATTTTTGCTTCGAAACATTTCTCTATTCCTTAAATGCTCTATATCGTCCATTGtgcaaaatttttaaatctaaGGGTAAAATGAATGAAGATAATTTAACAAGTAAATGTGATGCGTGAATAAGTAgagtttatttttaattgcttTTTGGTTTATTTTCCGTACTTTAAGTCaagcaaaatatatatttgtgtgATGTCGAGCATTTCAATTCCCATCAACAAGAACTTAATTTTAAATTCGGAAATCGGTACTTGATGTTTCAAACTTAAAATGTAAAACAACGTAGATTGTGGGATGGAAAAAGTAGTAAAAGTGGCGATTTTATTAAGCCGGCAGGTATTATCAACGCGTCGCGAATACTCATGCAGGATAAATCAAGACTTTAATGCGAACTTTATCGCCCAGATCCAGGAAACGCATTCGATATCCGTATCCATACGATCACGCGTACAGTTACCTCGCGTATGCAGCTTTATGGTGTTCCAAGGCGACAGTTACTTCCTTCACGATACACAAAACGGTTACGTTTTACGAGCCTGTCACAGTTTGTCGAAGATTTTGCACGACCACCGACTGTGCGATTCTCTTTTTCGCGGTCGTTTCCAGCACAGTTTCGTTCGACGGCCAAGCAAACGCGAATTTATGTACTCGATGCTCTTCTTCGGTCTTCCTTCTCTTCATTTTCGATAAGTGGTATAAGTAGTAGAATGTGAGTTTGatggaaaaatgtatttttttgtatttttgtacTTTTGTAAAATCAAAGCTTTtagtattaatatattattaataatatatataaagttattaactaaatattattaaCTCTTCAACTACAGACGACTTTTCTAATATTGTCTATAAAATCGTGAACTGACCCTATTCGTTATATTTTGAGTATATATTTACGTTTCGTTAACATATCACATTAATTCGCAGAATTCAATAATTGTACGCTTCCTTACGAGTTACCGATGAAAGTGAATAACATTTATGAAGTGACAGGAGTACAATCATACGCTTTATTGTGCGTTTATTTAATACCAGCAAGTATGTTGTTAACAATCGGTGCAACCGGCGCGGACAGTCTTTTGGTGACGTTAACGTTTCACCTTTGTAGTCAACTTTCAATTCTGGCACGTCGTGCCAGAAATATCAGTATTGAACCGCAAATATATTCTCCAGAAATGAGAGCGCTCGTTGAGCGACACATCGAGCTTCTCCAGTAAGTCGAcgaacataaaaataaaattccttcGTTGACCTGGTACGATCTGATTGAAAATgttattgttaatttaattgCAGATTGGCAAGTATTTTAGCAAAGGCATTTAGTTCTCTGATGTTTATACAAACATTAGGATTAATATTCTCTTTATGCATCGTGGTCTACCAATTACTCATGGTAATGATATAATTGTTTACATTTTGTAGTATTCctgtatttaatttatttgtaatttaatttactttgcAATCTTTTCTTGGTTTTTTAATGGTTTAAGGAAGTCTTGCTTATTCTGCACtctcaatttattattattttaaaataaataagtaaaattttatagacGACCGACTCTGGAGAAGACATAAATACcatacattttataatttactcATGCGCTGTTGTACTATTAGCATTCTCCTACTGTTTCTTGGGGGAGTGTCTAATTAACGAGgtaattatcaaaaataataCATAGAGAAAgtagtttttattatttatttcaatattcctCATGTTACAaccattaaaatataataattcaataattcaaAAATGATCACCGTAAATCGAAAAGCACACAAGTAACTAAAATTTTTATGACTTCATAATTTCAACAAAAGTACTAACTGTATCGCTTCCAGAGTAGTGAAATGCAAGTGGCTTGCTATTTCATAAACTGGTATGAATTACCGGAACAATACACGCgatctttaatattttgtatcgCTCGATCGCAGAAACCATCATACCTTACCGCTGGCAAGTTCTATGTGTTTTCCTTAGAAACGTTTGGCGTTGTGAGttattttccaaatataacatcactgaatattattaaattcttgCACTAAATTTGTTTAGTACATACATAATTTACACGTTTCAACTTATTTGTAGATAGTAAAAGCATCGATGGCATATCTCTCCGTTTTGAAAAGTATTATTTGAATGATTACAAGGATCAACTCAACTTGTTGAATTTGTTGAACatataaaagaaacaaattattcGAACCATTAATTACGGATATACGACTTGATCTTATAATCGAACAGTGAAACGATAGATTCaattcttaaatattaaacgtAAAGCTGTTAAACGCGCACTATAATTTTCTACTGTGATAAAAGACTCATCTTTCGTAACCTTTCAACTTCTTTAATTTCCCTTAGTAATAATTACTTTAATCAAtgcaattatatatttccttCATATCCCTAAAACATTACTTTCACTATCAATCTTCTTATGATACGGTAAACGGTGTACGATCGACGATTATTAACCGAACTAGAATTAAGTGTCAGGTCTAAAAAGAATAAACGTCAACGTCGCCCAGATAGAATGACTACAGAGATCGAATCTGTCTAATCAATTTTTCTCTATTGGAAGCCACTTGTACGTGGTTTACAACGTACCAGCGATATACGTATATCAAGCTCTCGGAATGTATCATTCTATCTAATCGTCGTCGAACACAAATACGTGTTGGCTGaaggaattaaaagaaaaatttatttcggttTATTCAAGAAAGATACAGAGTGTACAACTGCCGAGGGGGATACAAATTATGCATATAACTCGTGCTTCACGGTAAATAATCGTCCCTATTGCCAGGTCGAAGCACGTGGACCCTGACGTCGTGTGTTATCTCTTTACAACGACCTCGATCCTACGAATGGAGTAACAGCTAACGTGCATACGGCCTTCACGATACACCGATCTCTCGCCACACGGTCCGCTGCGATCCATGCACGTTTACAGCACGTGTGTACACTTTCAGTGGCAGGAACTTAAGTAACAGTGTGCATCGTCATGTACCTTTAACGCCAATCCGGAGAGACACGGCTGATCCTCCACGAGGTATTCAGACATGGAAAAGAAACAGACGGCAAAGGCTTTGCACGCGTTTCGTTTCAGAGCAGAGATACACGGCCGCGACTTATACGATCGCGGGACAACGAACCAGACGATGGTTGGTTGCTTACTCGGTGTACGATGGTATGGAGCGAATTCTTAGTACTCATGGCCGAATCGTCCAGACGTTCGTAAACAAAGGTATATTATACtgataaatttgttttaatcGAATACATGatgattataaaataaaaaaaagaaaaaagagaaggaaagaaaagttAAAGGATAAGTATGAACCGATAATACAGGTAAATAATAAACCGTTCGAACGATACTCTGCGGTAGCGACTATTAATAGCTCGTGTTCATTCCCAGCGGAGCAAGTTAGTGTATATCGAGAATCGCTTTTTCACCCTTTCCTCCTTCGCGGTtgtcatttttcatttctcaaaGTTGATCATCGGCACAAAACGGCTTCTTCGTCGGTACGGAGAACGTAAAAGAATTTCGCCACGATTAGAACGATTCGTTCACATGCGTATCCTGTGGCCGTGATGTACGATTCTTGATAACTAAAAATCAAATCCATACCAATTCGCACGGGCGTGCATGGAGATTTTTAGGAACGGGACCGTGTCGGTCGGTATATCGTAACAGCCTGTGTATGCTATACAAGCACATAAACACATGGTAATGTATTCGATgctatttatttctttctttccttttttttcttcattcaGACAAAATTGACTCACACGTTCACATGTTAATACGCCTCGCAGATGCATTCGCGGTTACCTCCCACAATTATGTTCCGTATAAAATCGTGCGTCTGCCTGTGCACGAGGTCCTCTGGTGTATGTGTTTGTGTGTACGAATATGCACGTTAAGTGTACACACGATACTTCATGTACAATATTCTGTCTGTTCTCTGTGTATTTCgaattatatgtatgtgttCGTGCGTACTGTTCTCTGTGTGTTTGCGGTTAATGGAAGCGAGAGTTCACTAAATGTCTTTCGTTCTGAGTTCTTTTCACGTTGTGTTcaagaaacagagaaaaatagcgggagaaagagaaagacagaCAGGgacaaagagagaaagagagagagagagagaaaaagagagttATAATACAGGACAACGCTCGAGAAGAATTCTAGATCGGTCAAGaaacttttgaaattttttactatttcgCGCACTCTCAAAAACACTCGTTTCTAAACGATAGACTTAGTCTTGCCCTCAGAaatttttttcgaatttttcgtttttacCTTTTTACTCGTTTCTTTCttgtttattcgtttatatTGTATAAGAGAGAAGTGTGCTACGGATGGTGTGTTCACCGTTTCgttttttatctttatctaCTCGTTTTGTTTGCTTTTTGGGGGgctttttattcgtttatcgACTCGAGAACGTCACATCGACACACAGAGAGAACGACTTGACGTTCTCGAGAATTGATCGAGAATATACGAATGTGTTATAGACATGTCTGACGTTTCGAAACGAAAAAATACGTGAATGGAGTTCGAGTACACGATCtcatttgttttcttttcttcctttttctaagaaacgaaagaatttcTTCTTCCACTTATTGTTACTACGTGCGAGGATAATATTGATGTTCACTGCTTATATTAATCTGCCTGATAGTATTGTGTAAAATCTCACGATACTATTCACGTCATTTC
Coding sequences within it:
- the LOC126869331 gene encoding odorant receptor 2a-like, translated to MTLEKRVISRQLQFDTVAVLKLKVLSQVVTSLRMKKPISSYVELFYDENVISWSKRLLNLSGLWPHNRNDVRFFFYITYVVIFTWLEIVTLLQNIHDLEKTLKNITLSFPTILIVLKAMMFRLNMHLVLPLLTVVKRDVKLGLYKSEEERRTVVWYNVAATLFSTSSVLSLFFVPTLFYAKPIVGCLLSKFNNCTLPYELPMKVNNIYEVTGVQSYALLCVYLIPASMLLTIGATGADSLLVTLTFHLCSQLSILARRARNISIEPQIYSPEMRALVERHIELLQLASILAKAFSSLMFIQTLGLIFSLCIVVYQLLMTTDSGEDINTIHFIIYSCAVVLLAFSYCFLGECLINESSEMQVACYFINWYELPEQYTRSLIFCIARSQKPSYLTAGKFYVFSLETFGVVSYFPNITSLNIIKFLH